From the genome of SAR324 cluster bacterium, one region includes:
- a CDS encoding carboxypeptidase-like regulatory domain-containing protein codes for MPPCKNHHGFLQTVQLLLALIIIGSLLSWTTLAAEESNNPISIEGQVQVPQGVSLSEGLDVVLIKFVLDPSGEVVPAGPVGRAKTDDTGRFHFENPPQDDRAGYRLGTRFEGNLYSSEVFFMRPEQQLITVDIRLPSTSFVTSTLVFSESSLFFESNIDQLIVTEVISVQNPTEDNILSTQSPLLMELPNAHENFRVLEDGPETYQQEGNQLRWTRGFPPGDTQLLFQYTIPVFLGSHLLQKRYAHPLDRVSVFTPAKRLDVNSSQLTFQGNQTFGDVDFLAWRAQASDASLLEIRISNIPVDSRNYAFVSLAVFLTLLLAVGWFFWRRMPKTELV; via the coding sequence ATGCCCCCTTGCAAAAATCATCACGGATTTCTCCAAACAGTTCAACTTCTGTTAGCCCTGATCATCATTGGTTCCCTGCTTAGCTGGACTACCCTAGCGGCTGAAGAGAGCAACAACCCAATCTCAATCGAGGGACAGGTCCAAGTTCCCCAGGGAGTTTCCCTCTCCGAAGGCCTGGATGTAGTGCTGATCAAATTCGTACTCGATCCTAGCGGTGAAGTCGTACCCGCTGGTCCAGTTGGACGAGCCAAGACCGACGATACAGGTCGCTTTCACTTCGAGAACCCTCCCCAGGATGACCGAGCCGGATACCGTCTGGGAACTCGATTTGAAGGAAACCTCTATAGCTCTGAGGTTTTCTTCATGCGTCCGGAACAACAACTGATTACTGTGGACATCCGTCTACCGTCCACCAGCTTCGTTACCAGTACACTGGTCTTCAGTGAGTCCTCATTGTTCTTCGAGTCCAATATTGATCAACTTATCGTCACGGAGGTCATCAGCGTCCAGAATCCGACCGAGGACAATATTCTCAGCACCCAATCTCCCTTGTTGATGGAACTACCAAACGCACATGAAAACTTTCGTGTTCTCGAAGACGGTCCGGAAACCTATCAACAGGAGGGCAATCAATTGCGCTGGACTCGTGGCTTTCCACCAGGAGACACTCAACTGCTCTTCCAATACACCATTCCTGTTTTTCTGGGCAGTCACTTGCTCCAGAAGCGCTACGCTCATCCACTGGATCGGGTCAGCGTCTTCACTCCAGCCAAACGTTTGGACGTGAATTCTTCCCAATTGACCTTCCAGGGGAATCAAACCTTCGGTGATGTCGACTTTCTGGCGTGGAGGGCACAAGCCAGTGATGCCAGCCTGTTGGAGATCAGGATTTCCAATATCCCGGTGGACTCTCGCAACTATGCTTTTGTTAGCTTGGCTGTCTTCCTGACGTTGCTGCTGGCGGTTGGTTGGTTCTTCTGGCGTCGAATGCCTAAAACCGAGTTGGTTTAA
- a CDS encoding FAD-dependent thymidylate synthase, which yields MESHESFSPAEQLQLAPYVTNTERPVFVLTNLPEVIKGALFSRYSRSTLGLRTLLLREFLQNDEAGFQAPSTSQDSRLALTKAQSFYDRILDGYGDDSIGELGGAHLALEQVSILATKVLEDARIGGSPLEKSTRYVSFAQQVNGDFQFYKDPRVLASTHTELYLETNRELFRTYAELIEPVREYLRKVLPPEPDQPQTAYERSIRARGFDLLRGLLPASTLTNMGVFGNGRFFEGLLIRLRLQTLQELQDLASAAAQELQQVVPSFIRRADPTHRHFCSQLNFQQQSQNFFNRWVQPQTLESSTPQSASVELLSYDPEAEIEVLAALFYENSALSFAQARENVCGMSDQVREHLLRQWADLREHRRHKLGRALEHASYTFDIVGDYGSYRDLHRHRILTQERQRLTTRLGYTVPESLIDAGLESPVRKVLEKADSAFEVLEGEFPQEAQYVVPMAYQLRWSLKINLRSLMWLVELRTTPQGHENYRWLAQQMFQRVHEVQPRLAQLMRFVNLEDYPLGRLAAEVKQELRKQSS from the coding sequence TTGGAAAGCCACGAGTCCTTCAGTCCAGCAGAGCAACTCCAGCTTGCGCCTTACGTAACGAACACCGAACGCCCGGTGTTCGTGCTGACCAATCTTCCAGAAGTCATCAAGGGAGCACTCTTTTCCCGCTATTCTCGCTCCACACTAGGTCTCCGTACTTTACTGCTGCGAGAATTTCTACAAAATGATGAGGCTGGATTTCAAGCTCCTTCCACTTCCCAAGATTCTCGGCTGGCACTGACCAAGGCCCAGTCCTTTTATGATCGTATTCTCGACGGCTACGGAGATGACTCCATTGGTGAATTAGGAGGTGCTCACCTGGCACTGGAACAGGTTTCCATTCTAGCAACCAAGGTGCTGGAGGACGCAAGGATTGGTGGTTCGCCATTGGAGAAATCTACCCGCTATGTCAGCTTCGCCCAGCAGGTCAATGGAGACTTCCAATTTTACAAAGACCCACGGGTGCTTGCTTCTACTCACACAGAACTCTATCTGGAGACAAACCGAGAGCTTTTTCGCACCTATGCTGAGCTGATTGAACCGGTTAGAGAATATCTGCGCAAGGTCTTGCCACCCGAACCTGATCAACCACAAACGGCCTATGAACGTTCGATTCGTGCACGAGGATTTGACCTGCTGCGTGGCCTGTTACCAGCCTCAACACTGACAAACATGGGCGTCTTTGGGAATGGACGCTTCTTCGAAGGACTACTGATTCGCCTCCGCTTACAGACCTTGCAGGAACTTCAGGATCTGGCCAGTGCAGCTGCGCAGGAGTTACAGCAAGTCGTTCCCTCTTTCATTCGGCGGGCAGATCCAACCCATCGACACTTCTGCAGCCAACTGAATTTCCAGCAGCAAAGCCAGAACTTTTTCAACCGCTGGGTCCAACCACAAACACTAGAGTCATCAACTCCCCAGAGCGCCAGCGTTGAACTGCTGAGCTACGATCCAGAAGCAGAGATCGAGGTGCTGGCAGCTCTATTCTACGAAAACAGTGCGTTGTCCTTTGCCCAAGCCAGGGAGAATGTGTGCGGGATGTCGGACCAAGTACGAGAGCACCTTTTACGCCAATGGGCAGACTTACGTGAGCACCGACGCCACAAGCTAGGTCGTGCCCTGGAGCATGCAAGCTACACCTTCGACATCGTTGGGGATTATGGCTCCTACCGAGATCTACACCGACATCGAATATTGACTCAGGAGCGGCAGCGACTGACTACCCGACTTGGCTATACAGTCCCAGAATCATTGATTGATGCAGGACTGGAAAGTCCAGTGAGGAAGGTTCTGGAGAAAGCAGATAGTGCATTTGAAGTGTTGGAGGGAGAATTTCCACAAGAAGCACAATATGTGGTACCGATGGCGTATCAGCTACGCTGGTCGTTGAAGATCAACCTGCGCTCCTTGATGTGGCTGGTGGAGTTACGAACTACTCCGCAGGGGCATGAGAATTATCGTTGGTTGGCTCAACAAATGTTCCAGCGAGTACACGAGGTTCAGCCTCGATTAGCCCAACTGATGCGCTTCGTGAATCTGGAAGATTACCCACTGGGTCGTTTGGCAGCAGAGGTGAAACAGGAACTACGCAAGCAGTCTTCCTAG
- a CDS encoding NADH-quinone oxidoreductase subunit I gives MKFKVKKVDRSEGLKEALYIPGIAVGLKHTMRHFFRNIVGKKDVVTIQYPEEERPVSQRWRGRHRLTRRDDGFLKCVACYMCETVCPAKCIHIEAGEHPDFSVEKYPVRFDIDELRCVFCGLCVEACPKQAIRMDTGVIGMAYHSRESFNFTRDLLRDTYTPNEKTKYTDADLPKPLDQQSALPNSRGIPAP, from the coding sequence ATGAAGTTTAAGGTCAAGAAAGTAGATCGTAGCGAAGGACTCAAGGAAGCCCTCTACATTCCTGGCATTGCTGTTGGACTGAAACACACGATGCGTCACTTCTTCCGCAACATCGTCGGTAAAAAAGACGTTGTGACGATTCAGTATCCAGAAGAAGAGCGACCAGTTTCTCAACGCTGGCGAGGCCGACACCGGCTTACCCGTCGTGATGATGGCTTCCTCAAGTGTGTTGCTTGCTACATGTGTGAGACAGTTTGTCCAGCAAAGTGCATCCATATTGAAGCTGGAGAGCACCCAGACTTTTCGGTGGAGAAGTATCCAGTTCGTTTTGATATCGATGAGTTGCGCTGCGTCTTCTGTGGCCTATGTGTGGAAGCCTGTCCTAAGCAGGCAATCCGGATGGATACAGGTGTCATTGGGATGGCCTATCACTCACGGGAATCATTCAACTTTACGCGTGACTTGCTCCGTGACACCTACACTCCCAACGAAAAGACCAAATATACCGACGCTGACTTGCCTAAGCCTCTGGATCAACAGAGTGCCCTCCCCAATTCGCGTGGAATCCCAGCACCCTAA
- a CDS encoding NADH-quinone oxidoreductase subunit H yields MQLVLEFLALPFVQDVLKILFILLLFAMPLGTFMTLMERKWSAAVQDRIGPNRANIGSYRGRGLLHIAADALKSIFKEDLIPKGADKFLYTIAPFFSFMSAVAVFAIIPIAGPIGDFKFQVTDVQPGLLFIFAITSLGVYGAVLAGASSNSKFALFGGTRASAQMISYEVFLGLSLMGLFMVYGSTQVSAIVEGQGEHWFGLIPKWGVFTQPLGFVVFFTALIAETKRAPFDAPEGESEIVAGYFVEYSGMRWSSFMLAEYIAIVGVAALITTLFFGGYQVPWLYHWKSAPQWLVTLLQFGKFASFTFIFCWFQIQIRWTVPKFRFDQTMALGWKKLLPVALLNTVVTAIIIVALA; encoded by the coding sequence ATGCAACTTGTTCTAGAATTTCTAGCCCTGCCGTTTGTGCAGGATGTGTTGAAAATCCTCTTCATCCTGCTGCTCTTTGCGATGCCCTTGGGTACATTCATGACCCTGATGGAACGCAAGTGGAGTGCTGCCGTTCAGGATCGAATCGGTCCCAACCGTGCGAACATTGGATCGTACCGAGGGCGAGGCCTACTGCATATTGCTGCTGATGCACTGAAGTCAATTTTCAAAGAAGATCTGATTCCTAAGGGTGCTGATAAATTTCTCTATACAATCGCGCCCTTCTTCAGCTTCATGTCAGCGGTAGCGGTCTTTGCCATCATCCCGATTGCTGGTCCAATCGGTGATTTCAAATTTCAGGTCACCGACGTACAGCCTGGACTTCTCTTCATCTTTGCCATCACATCCCTGGGTGTCTACGGTGCTGTGCTGGCAGGAGCATCCTCTAACAGCAAGTTCGCCCTCTTTGGTGGAACACGGGCTTCAGCCCAAATGATCTCCTACGAGGTCTTTCTGGGGCTTTCGCTGATGGGACTGTTCATGGTCTACGGATCCACACAGGTCAGTGCAATCGTTGAAGGCCAGGGAGAGCACTGGTTCGGTCTGATTCCCAAGTGGGGTGTCTTCACACAACCTCTGGGATTTGTTGTTTTCTTTACGGCCTTGATTGCAGAAACCAAGCGAGCACCTTTTGATGCCCCAGAGGGAGAATCCGAGATTGTTGCCGGATATTTTGTTGAGTACTCTGGAATGCGCTGGTCGTCTTTCATGCTTGCGGAATACATTGCCATTGTTGGAGTTGCTGCTCTGATCACGACTCTATTCTTCGGTGGCTACCAAGTGCCTTGGCTCTATCACTGGAAATCCGCACCACAGTGGCTAGTGACCCTGCTCCAATTTGGCAAGTTCGCCAGCTTCACCTTCATTTTCTGCTGGTTCCAGATTCAAATTCGTTGGACGGTACCAAAATTCCGCTTTGATCAGACAATGGCCCTGGGTTGGAAAAAATTACTCCCGGTTGCCTTGCTAAACACCGTGGTCACGGCAATCATCATCGTGGCCCTAGCTTGA
- a CDS encoding NADH-quinone oxidoreductase subunit D: MNASELTTISAEELKPVHLPGAIIPAPPEDSDTSIMRIEIGPAHPAMHGIVRLTTYLDGEQIVGMVPEIGYLHRGFEKESENSKWIQVIPYTDRLNYVSPVLNNIGYSMAVEKLFGVEIPRRAQFARVIMGEISRITDHLTCLAACAMEVGGFTFFLWFIKAREYLYELLEQVTGGRVTINWTRFGGNSTDFPDGFLKEVEVRLEKVREVIEEGDQLVTRNKIFIDRMKNIGVLSKEKAISYGFTGPLLRACGVPYDIRRADPHLVYDELDFEIPIGEVGDSYDRFLVRMEEMRQSISIIEQAIDKIPYGPVMTRERYLGYPDKKEVYGSIEGLIDHFKMVMEGHHPPAGEVYQPIEGGNGELGFYLVSDGSGDPVKCRVRPPCFNYVQAMPELALGHYVADIIAIFGSINMIGGELDR; encoded by the coding sequence GGTTCATCTGCCAGGAGCAATTATCCCAGCTCCACCCGAAGACTCAGACACCTCGATCATGCGCATCGAAATCGGTCCAGCTCACCCAGCAATGCACGGCATCGTGCGTCTGACTACCTACTTGGATGGTGAGCAGATTGTTGGAATGGTGCCAGAAATCGGCTACCTGCACAGGGGCTTTGAGAAAGAGTCTGAGAATTCCAAGTGGATTCAGGTCATTCCTTACACAGATCGCCTCAATTATGTTTCACCGGTGCTCAACAACATCGGCTACTCAATGGCTGTTGAGAAGTTATTCGGTGTTGAAATTCCAAGGAGGGCACAGTTTGCCCGGGTGATCATGGGTGAAATTTCCCGCATCACCGATCATCTCACCTGTCTTGCTGCCTGCGCGATGGAAGTCGGCGGATTCACCTTCTTCCTCTGGTTCATCAAGGCACGGGAATATCTCTACGAACTGCTCGAACAGGTCACTGGTGGGAGAGTTACTATCAACTGGACTCGCTTTGGTGGCAACAGCACCGATTTCCCAGATGGCTTTCTAAAGGAAGTGGAAGTCCGGCTCGAAAAAGTTCGAGAGGTGATTGAAGAGGGAGATCAACTCGTCACTCGCAACAAGATCTTCATCGACCGCATGAAGAACATTGGTGTCCTCTCCAAAGAAAAAGCGATTTCCTACGGCTTCACGGGCCCGTTGCTGCGCGCCTGCGGAGTACCCTACGACATCCGTCGAGCAGATCCACACCTTGTCTACGATGAATTGGATTTCGAAATTCCCATTGGAGAAGTCGGTGATTCCTATGACCGCTTCCTGGTCCGGATGGAAGAGATGCGGCAAAGCATATCGATCATCGAACAAGCTATCGACAAGATTCCTTACGGACCGGTGATGACACGCGAACGGTACTTGGGCTATCCGGACAAGAAAGAAGTTTATGGTAGCATTGAGGGATTGATCGATCACTTCAAGATGGTGATGGAAGGTCACCATCCACCGGCTGGAGAAGTTTACCAACCCATCGAAGGGGGCAACGGAGAACTAGGCTTCTATCTCGTCTCCGATGGTTCTGGTGATCCAGTCAAATGTCGTGTCCGTCCACCCTGTTTCAACTATGTTCAAGCCATGCCCGAGTTGGCTCTCGGACACTACGTCGCAGATATCATCGCAATTTTTGGTTCCATCAACATGATCGGTGGAGAACTCGACCGCTGA